Proteins found in one Misgurnus anguillicaudatus chromosome 3, ASM2758022v2, whole genome shotgun sequence genomic segment:
- the grtp1a gene encoding growth hormone-regulated TBC protein 1-A, whose protein sequence is MMDPRNGARSGQPQLRINVPSTARERVDSVDPYGFERSSEFDYESYEELMSEYLSVLTRRSIKWSKLLKGKQRVERNLKLKRYVRKGVPNEHRTLVWMTASGAQEKMERNSGYYHSLLQTQHDPKLVETINTDLHRTFPDNVHFRKSSDPCLQRALYHVLLAYGHHNPAVGYCQGMNFIAGYLLIITKDEEKSFWLMEILLGKILPDYYTPAMLGLKMDQEVLGELVRMKVPAVWKLLQDHGVMWTLLVSRWFICLFIDVLPVETVLRIWDCLFYEGSKILFRVALTLIRHHQAEILRAQNLPDVCDRFKRITKGPDVQDCHTFMQKIFLEPGSLSMATVSKLRGICRARIVAEES, encoded by the exons ATGATGGATCCGCGGAACGGAGCTCGGTCCGGTCAACCGCAGCTGCGCATTAACGTCCCCAGCACCGCCAGAGAGAGAGTGGACAg TGTGGATCCGTACGGGTTCGAGCGCTCCAGTGAGTTTGACTATGAATCATATGAAGAGCTCATGTCTGAGTATTTGTCTGTACTCACTAGAAGATCAATCAAATGGTCAAAACTACTGAAGGGAAAACAACGAGTAGAGAGAAACCTAAAGT TAAAGCGTTACGTACGTAAAGGAGTTCCCAATGAGCATCGGACTCTGGTGTGGATGACAGCTAGCGGTGCTCAGGAGAAGATGGAGAGAAACTCTGGATATTATCACTCATTACTTCAGACTCAACATGATCCTAAACTAGTGGAGACCATCAACACGG acCTGCACAGAACATTCCCAGACAACGTTCACTTCCGTAAATCATCCGATCCGTGTCTACAGAGAGCTCTCTATCATGTGCTGTTAGCGTACGGACATCATAATCCAGCTGTGGGTTACTGTCAG GGAATGAACTTTATCGCGGGATATCTGCTGATTATTACTAAAGATGAAGAGAAATCCTTCTGGCTGATGGAAATACTGCTGGGAAAAATCCTACCAG ATTACTACACTCCTGCTATGTTGGGCCTGAAGATGGATCAGGAAGTTTTAGGAGAGCTGGTGAGGATGAAGGTTCCTGCTGTATGGAAACTCCTGCAGGATCACGGTGTCATGTGGACTCTGCTGGTGTCTCGCTGGTTCATCTGTCTCTTCATTGACGTTCTGCCCGTGGAG ACGGTTCTGCGGATCTGGGATTGTCTGTTCTACGAGGGTTCTAAGATTCTCTTCCGTGTGGCTCTTACTCTGATCCGACATCATCAGGCGGAGATCCTCCGAGCCCAAAACCTGCCAGACGTCTGTGATCGCTTCAAACGGATCACTAAAGGCCCTGATGTGCAGGACTGTCACACTTTCATGCAG AAAATCTTCCTTGAGCCTGGAAGTCTCTCTATGGCAACCGTCTCTAAGCTCAGAGGAATTTGCCGAGCTCGGATTGTGGCTGAAGAATCCTGA